A genomic segment from Stenotrophomonas maltophilia encodes:
- a CDS encoding crotonase/enoyl-CoA hydratase family protein, whose amino-acid sequence MSTIEKLPSSGSPFATIRTEDSADGAAHWLFMHADAATGIRPCCRKDMLDEMWSYMAAITRSPAERHSGTLRHFVLASDAVAYNLGGDLDLFTRLIREGNRDLLLNYAQRCVEGVHHLHTGFGGDVRSIALIQGDALGGGLEMALACHTIVAEEGSGLGLPEVLFGLFPGMGAYSFLCRRVSPHLAEKIILDGRVYSAEEMHAMGVVDVLVKKGEGRAAVEELIRQQQRTPQSYLAMNAARGIAQPVSYDELLEITKVWVDSALALGDRSLRTMDRLIKAQTRRASLDAA is encoded by the coding sequence ATGAGTACCATCGAAAAGCTGCCCTCAAGCGGCTCGCCTTTTGCCACCATCCGTACCGAAGACAGTGCCGACGGCGCTGCCCACTGGCTGTTCATGCATGCCGATGCCGCCACCGGCATCCGTCCCTGCTGCCGCAAGGACATGCTCGACGAGATGTGGAGCTACATGGCGGCCATCACCCGCAGCCCTGCCGAGCGCCACAGCGGCACCCTGCGGCATTTCGTGCTGGCCTCCGACGCCGTCGCCTACAACCTGGGCGGTGACCTGGACCTGTTCACCCGCCTGATCCGCGAAGGCAACCGCGACCTCCTGCTGAACTACGCCCAGCGCTGCGTGGAGGGTGTGCACCACCTGCATACCGGGTTCGGCGGCGATGTCCGTTCGATCGCCCTGATCCAGGGCGACGCCCTCGGTGGTGGCCTGGAAATGGCCCTGGCCTGCCACACCATCGTCGCCGAGGAAGGCAGCGGCCTCGGCCTGCCCGAGGTTCTGTTCGGCCTGTTCCCGGGCATGGGCGCCTACTCCTTCCTGTGCCGCCGGGTATCGCCGCACCTGGCCGAGAAGATCATCCTCGACGGCCGGGTCTACAGCGCCGAGGAAATGCATGCGATGGGCGTGGTCGACGTGCTGGTAAAGAAGGGTGAAGGCCGCGCGGCGGTCGAGGAACTGATCCGCCAACAGCAGCGCACCCCGCAGTCCTATCTGGCGATGAACGCCGCGCGCGGCATTGCCCAGCCTGTCAGCTACGACGAACTGTTGGAGATCACCAAGGTATGGGTCGATTCTGCCCTGGCTCTCGGCGACCGCTCGCTGCGCACCATGGATCGCCTGATCAAGGCCCAGACCCGTCGCGCCAGCCTCGACGCGGCCTGA
- the betA gene encoding choline dehydrogenase yields the protein MSTHNEYDYIIIGAGSAGNVLATRLTEDADVSVLLLEAGGPDYRLDFRTQMPAALAFPLQGKRYNWAYKTDPEPFMNNRRMDCGRGKGLGGSSLINGMCYIRGNAMDYDNWASMPGLEDWTYLDCLPYFRKAETRDIGANDYHGGEGPLRVTTPKAGNNELFAAMVEAGVQAGYPRTDDLNGYQQEGFGPMDRTVTPKGRRSSTARGYLDLAKPRPNLTIVTHALTDRILFSGKRAVGVQWLHNEQPQRATARREVLLCGGAIASPQILQRSGVGPADLLRSLDIDLVHHLPGVGANLQDHLEMYLQYECKKPVSLAPALKLYNQPAIGAEWLFLGTGIGASNQFEAGGFIRSDAEFDWPNLQYHFLPVAINYNGSNPIKAHSFQMHVGSMRSPSRGRIHVRSKDPREHPSILFNYMSHDQDWREFRAAIRITREIFAQPALAPYSGREISPGSALQTDAQIDAFVREHAETAYHPSCSNKMGHADDPMAVVDGQGRVHGLEGLRIVDASIMPQVVTGNLNAPTIMMAEKLADVIRGRTPLARSTAPYYKANGAPVRKQG from the coding sequence ATGAGCACCCATAACGAGTACGACTACATCATCATCGGCGCCGGTTCGGCCGGCAACGTGCTGGCCACCCGCCTCACCGAAGATGCCGATGTCAGCGTGCTGCTGCTGGAAGCCGGTGGCCCGGACTACCGGCTCGACTTCCGTACCCAGATGCCGGCGGCACTGGCCTTCCCGCTGCAGGGCAAGCGCTACAACTGGGCGTACAAGACCGATCCCGAGCCCTTCATGAACAACCGCCGCATGGACTGCGGCCGCGGCAAGGGCCTGGGCGGCTCGTCGCTGATCAACGGCATGTGCTACATCCGCGGCAACGCGATGGACTACGACAACTGGGCCAGCATGCCGGGCCTGGAAGACTGGACCTACCTGGACTGCCTGCCGTACTTCCGCAAGGCGGAAACCCGCGACATCGGCGCCAATGACTATCACGGTGGCGAAGGCCCGCTGCGCGTGACCACGCCGAAGGCCGGCAACAACGAACTGTTCGCTGCGATGGTCGAAGCCGGCGTGCAGGCCGGCTACCCGCGCACCGACGACCTCAACGGCTACCAGCAGGAAGGTTTCGGCCCGATGGACCGCACGGTGACCCCGAAGGGCCGTCGCTCCAGCACCGCCCGCGGCTACCTGGACCTGGCCAAGCCGCGCCCGAACCTGACCATCGTCACCCACGCGCTGACCGACCGCATCCTGTTCTCGGGCAAGCGCGCCGTGGGCGTGCAGTGGCTGCACAACGAGCAGCCGCAGCGTGCCACCGCCCGCCGCGAAGTGCTGCTGTGTGGCGGCGCCATCGCCTCGCCGCAGATCCTGCAGCGCTCCGGTGTCGGCCCGGCCGACCTGCTGCGCAGCCTGGACATCGACCTGGTGCACCACCTGCCGGGCGTCGGCGCCAACCTGCAGGACCACCTGGAAATGTACCTGCAGTACGAGTGCAAGAAGCCGGTGTCGCTGGCGCCGGCACTGAAGCTGTACAACCAGCCGGCCATCGGTGCCGAGTGGCTGTTCCTGGGCACCGGCATCGGCGCCAGCAACCAGTTCGAGGCCGGTGGCTTCATCCGCAGCGACGCCGAGTTCGATTGGCCGAACCTGCAGTACCACTTCCTGCCGGTGGCGATCAATTACAACGGCTCCAACCCGATCAAGGCGCACAGCTTCCAGATGCACGTCGGTTCGATGCGCTCGCCCAGCCGCGGTCGCATCCATGTGCGCTCGAAGGACCCGCGCGAACATCCCAGCATCCTGTTCAACTACATGTCGCACGACCAGGACTGGCGCGAGTTCCGTGCGGCGATCCGCATCACCCGCGAGATCTTCGCGCAGCCGGCGCTGGCACCGTACAGCGGCCGCGAGATCTCCCCCGGCAGCGCGCTGCAGACCGATGCGCAGATCGATGCGTTCGTGCGCGAGCATGCCGAGACCGCCTACCACCCGTCGTGCTCGAACAAGATGGGCCATGCCGATGACCCGATGGCAGTGGTCGACGGCCAGGGTCGCGTGCACGGCCTGGAAGGCCTGCGCATCGTCGATGCCTCGATCATGCCGCAGGTGGTGACCGGCAACCTCAACGCGCCGACCATCATGATGGCCGAGAAGCTGGCCGACGTGATCCGCGGCCGCACCCCGCTGGCCCGCAGCACCGCGCCGTACTACAAGGCCAACGGCGCACCGGTACGCAAGCAGGGTTGA
- a CDS encoding response regulator translates to MQGASVRSGRVSSPADDPAWSKNQAEYALNIVIVDDQTSARTMLRHVIEDIAPELSVYDFGDPLTALAWCEAHPVDLLLLDYRMPEMDGLEFARRFRRLPKHRDIPVILITVVGDEPIRQAALEAGVIDFLVKPIRPRELRARCYNLLQLRQQTENVKQRALSLEQRLLASMHEVEERERETLSRLARAIEFRDAGTSAYLERMARVAGLIADQLGLPEEEVRLIEMAAPLHDMGKIAIPDAVLLKQGKLNEEELAIMRRHPRIGHELLSGSQNRFIQVGALIALRHHERYDGSGYPDGLVGDAIPLEARIVAVADVFDALISPRPYKEAWTMEATLAYLYAQRGRLFDPRCVDALLRGREQLDQICAEHSMASARPGLGA, encoded by the coding sequence ATGCAGGGTGCGAGCGTTCGCAGCGGCAGAGTATCCTCGCCTGCTGATGATCCAGCATGGTCGAAAAACCAGGCAGAGTACGCGTTGAACATCGTCATTGTTGACGACCAGACTTCCGCCCGGACGATGCTGCGTCACGTCATCGAGGACATCGCGCCGGAACTGAGCGTGTATGACTTCGGCGATCCGCTGACCGCATTGGCGTGGTGCGAAGCGCATCCGGTCGACCTGCTGCTGCTCGATTACCGCATGCCGGAGATGGACGGGCTGGAATTCGCCCGCCGTTTCCGTCGCCTGCCCAAGCACCGCGACATTCCGGTGATCCTGATCACCGTGGTCGGCGACGAGCCGATCCGGCAGGCGGCGCTGGAAGCGGGTGTCATCGACTTCCTGGTCAAGCCGATCCGTCCGCGCGAACTGCGTGCGCGCTGCTACAACCTGTTGCAGCTGCGCCAGCAGACCGAGAACGTAAAGCAGCGGGCGTTGTCGCTGGAGCAGCGCCTGCTGGCCAGCATGCATGAAGTCGAAGAGCGGGAGCGCGAGACGCTGTCGCGGCTGGCGCGCGCGATCGAGTTCCGTGATGCCGGTACCAGCGCCTACCTGGAACGCATGGCGCGCGTGGCGGGCTTGATCGCCGACCAGCTCGGGCTGCCTGAAGAAGAGGTGCGCCTGATCGAGATGGCCGCGCCGCTGCACGACATGGGCAAGATCGCCATCCCCGATGCAGTGCTGCTCAAGCAGGGAAAGCTCAACGAGGAGGAGCTGGCGATCATGCGCCGGCACCCGCGCATTGGCCATGAACTGCTGAGTGGTAGCCAGAATCGCTTCATCCAGGTTGGCGCATTGATCGCACTGCGTCATCATGAACGCTACGACGGCAGTGGCTATCCCGATGGGCTGGTCGGCGATGCAATTCCGCTGGAAGCGCGCATCGTGGCCGTCGCCGATGTCTTCGACGCCCTGATATCACCCCGTCCGTACAAGGAAGCATGGACCATGGAAGCCACCCTGGCTTATCTCTACGCCCAGCGTGGCCGTCTGTTCGATCCCCGATGCGTGGACGCGCTGCTGCGCGGCCGCGAACAGTTGGACCAGATCTGCGCCGAGCATTCGATGGCGTCCGCGCGCCCGGGGCTGGGCGCGTGA
- a CDS encoding acetolactate synthase large subunit: MSKGSDLLVAALENEGVERIFGIPGEENLDVVESLRHSSIELVITRHEQAAVFMAATYGRLTGKPGVCLATLGPGALNFTTGAAYALLGAWPVIMITGQKGIVASKQARFQIVDIVGTMKPLTKQARQIVSARTIPTIVREAFRVAQEERPGPVLLELPEDIAADEVDGVALIPPHAVDRPIASPEALDRAAEIIRNAKRPLLMIASAASRPQSSEALSAFVLRAGIPFFTTQMGKGAVAGGSGLYMGTAALTERDYVHMAIDQADVIVTIGHEVTEKPPFVMRPGGPTVIHIGYSQAAVEQVYFPQVEVIGDIGRSLTQLADRIEGAVANAAALLPLRATILEHLADRAEEAGFTPQRLVHDVRQVMPPDGIVALDNGMYKIWFARNYRTQVANTLLLDNALATMGAGLPSAIMASILYPQRRVLAVCGDGGFMMNSQELETARRLGLNLVVLILNDGAYGMIRWKQAVDGFTDYGMTFSNPDFVKYAEAYGCRGHEVTAIEQFIPTLEAAFNEGGVHLVSVPIDYSENQRVLVDELRQAFPGTR, translated from the coding sequence ATGTCCAAGGGTTCAGATCTGCTTGTCGCCGCGCTTGAGAACGAAGGCGTTGAGCGCATTTTCGGTATTCCCGGCGAAGAAAACCTCGACGTGGTCGAGTCACTGCGCCATTCCAGCATCGAGCTGGTCATCACCCGCCACGAGCAGGCAGCGGTGTTCATGGCAGCCACCTATGGGCGCCTGACCGGCAAGCCCGGCGTGTGCCTGGCCACGCTCGGCCCGGGTGCGCTCAACTTCACCACCGGCGCTGCTTACGCGCTGCTGGGTGCGTGGCCGGTGATCATGATCACCGGCCAGAAGGGCATCGTCGCCAGCAAGCAGGCGCGCTTCCAGATTGTCGACATCGTCGGCACGATGAAGCCGCTGACCAAGCAGGCGCGGCAGATCGTCTCGGCGCGCACCATCCCGACCATCGTCCGCGAGGCGTTCCGTGTCGCCCAGGAAGAGCGCCCGGGCCCGGTGTTGCTGGAGCTGCCCGAAGACATCGCGGCCGATGAGGTCGATGGCGTGGCGCTGATCCCGCCGCACGCGGTGGACCGTCCCATTGCCAGCCCGGAGGCGCTGGACCGGGCGGCGGAGATCATCCGCAATGCCAAGCGGCCGTTGCTGATGATCGCTTCAGCGGCGTCGCGACCGCAGTCCAGCGAAGCGCTGTCGGCCTTTGTGCTGCGCGCCGGCATCCCGTTCTTCACCACGCAGATGGGCAAGGGCGCGGTGGCCGGCGGTTCGGGCCTGTACATGGGCACCGCGGCGCTGACCGAGCGCGACTACGTGCACATGGCGATCGACCAGGCCGACGTGATCGTGACCATCGGCCACGAGGTCACCGAGAAGCCGCCGTTCGTGATGCGCCCAGGCGGGCCGACCGTGATCCACATCGGCTACTCGCAGGCGGCCGTGGAGCAGGTGTACTTCCCGCAGGTGGAGGTGATCGGCGATATCGGCCGTTCGTTGACCCAGCTGGCCGACCGCATCGAGGGCGCGGTGGCGAATGCCGCTGCACTGCTGCCGCTGCGCGCGACCATCCTTGAGCATCTGGCCGACCGTGCCGAAGAGGCCGGGTTCACCCCGCAGCGGCTGGTGCACGACGTGCGCCAGGTGATGCCGCCGGACGGCATCGTGGCGCTGGACAACGGCATGTACAAGATCTGGTTTGCCCGCAACTACCGCACCCAGGTGGCCAATACACTGCTGCTGGACAACGCGCTGGCGACGATGGGCGCGGGCCTGCCGTCGGCGATCATGGCCTCGATCCTGTATCCGCAGCGGCGGGTGCTGGCGGTGTGCGGCGACGGTGGTTTCATGATGAACAGCCAGGAGCTGGAGACCGCGCGCCGGCTGGGCCTGAACCTGGTGGTGCTGATCCTCAACGACGGTGCCTACGGCATGATCCGCTGGAAGCAGGCGGTGGATGGTTTCACCGATTACGGCATGACCTTCAGCAACCCCGATTTCGTCAAGTACGCCGAGGCCTACGGCTGCAGGGGGCACGAGGTGACGGCGATCGAGCAGTTCATCCCGACGCTGGAGGCGGCCTTCAACGAGGGCGGGGTGCACCTGGTGTCGGTACCGATCGATTACTCGGAGAACCAGCGGGTGCTGGTGGATGAGCTGCGGCAGGCGTTCCCCGGAACCCGGTAA
- the lysS gene encoding lysine--tRNA ligase, giving the protein MSEATDTPPVDENKLIAERREKLKALRGQGIAYPNDFRREDFAGRLQEEFADAEQWTAEALEGNGRQVKMAGRLMAKRIMGKASFAQIQDESGRIQLFLQGAVLGDAYTAFKGWDVGDIIAVEGGLTRTKTGELSVKAESIRLLTKSLRPLPDKWHGLADVEQRYRQRYVDLIVTPESRAVFIKRSKIIRAMRAWLDNRDFLEVETPMMHYIPGGAAAKPFTTHHNALDLDLYLRVAPELYLKRLTVGGLERVYEINRNFRNEGVSTRHNPEFTMMELYEAYATYNEIMDLTEGVIRDVAKAVNGGTEVEWDGAKIDLGPAFRRWRMDEAVRHHNPEISAADCTDRDALLRHCERLKIRVKPSYGWGKLLLEIFEATVEHTLIQPTFITDHPVEVSPLARANDNDPGYTDRFELFVNGKELANGFSELNDPEDQAQRFQAQVAAKEGGDDEAMHYDADYIRALEYGMAPTGGLGIGVDRLVMLLTGSSSIRDVLLFPYMRPEQ; this is encoded by the coding sequence ATGAGCGAAGCTACCGATACCCCCCCCGTCGACGAAAACAAGTTGATCGCCGAGCGCCGTGAGAAACTCAAAGCGCTGCGTGGGCAGGGCATCGCGTACCCGAACGACTTCCGTCGCGAGGACTTCGCCGGCCGCCTGCAGGAAGAATTCGCCGATGCCGAACAGTGGACCGCCGAGGCGCTGGAAGGCAACGGCCGCCAGGTGAAGATGGCGGGCCGCCTGATGGCCAAGCGCATCATGGGCAAGGCCAGCTTCGCGCAGATCCAGGACGAGTCCGGCCGCATCCAGCTGTTCCTGCAGGGTGCCGTGCTGGGCGATGCCTACACCGCCTTCAAGGGCTGGGACGTGGGCGACATCATTGCCGTTGAAGGCGGCCTGACCCGAACCAAGACCGGCGAGCTGTCGGTCAAGGCCGAATCGATCCGCCTGCTGACCAAGTCGCTGCGCCCGCTGCCGGACAAGTGGCATGGCCTGGCCGACGTCGAGCAGCGTTACCGCCAGCGTTACGTCGACCTGATCGTGACTCCGGAGTCGCGCGCGGTCTTCATCAAGCGCTCCAAGATCATCCGCGCCATGCGCGCGTGGCTGGACAACCGCGACTTCCTGGAAGTCGAGACGCCGATGATGCATTACATCCCCGGCGGCGCGGCGGCCAAGCCGTTCACCACCCACCACAATGCGCTGGACCTGGACCTGTACCTGCGCGTGGCGCCGGAGCTGTACCTCAAGCGCCTGACCGTGGGTGGCCTGGAGCGCGTGTACGAGATCAACCGCAACTTCCGCAATGAAGGCGTCAGCACCCGCCATAACCCGGAATTCACCATGATGGAGCTGTACGAGGCCTATGCCACGTACAACGAGATCATGGATCTGACCGAAGGCGTGATCCGTGACGTGGCCAAGGCGGTCAACGGCGGCACCGAGGTGGAGTGGGACGGCGCGAAGATCGACCTGGGCCCGGCGTTCCGCCGCTGGCGCATGGACGAGGCGGTGCGCCACCACAACCCGGAAATCTCCGCAGCGGACTGCACCGACCGTGACGCGCTGCTGCGCCATTGCGAGCGCCTGAAGATCCGCGTCAAGCCGTCCTACGGCTGGGGCAAGCTGCTGCTGGAGATCTTCGAGGCCACCGTCGAGCACACCCTCATCCAGCCGACCTTCATCACCGACCACCCGGTGGAGGTCTCGCCGCTGGCCCGTGCCAACGACAATGATCCGGGCTACACCGACCGCTTCGAGCTGTTCGTCAACGGCAAGGAGCTGGCCAATGGCTTCTCCGAGCTGAACGACCCGGAAGACCAGGCCCAGCGCTTCCAGGCCCAGGTGGCCGCGAAGGAGGGTGGCGACGACGAGGCCATGCACTACGACGCCGACTACATCCGTGCGCTGGAGTACGGCATGGCCCCGACCGGCGGCCTCGGCATCGGCGTCGATCGCCTGGTGATGCTGCTGACCGGCAGCAGCTCGATCCGTGACGTGCTGCTGTTCCCGTACATGCGTCCGGAGCAGTAA
- a CDS encoding long-chain fatty acid--CoA ligase, translating to MSLDRPWLQSYPKGVPAEIDVNEFHSVASVFDASVAKFRDRPAYSSFGKVLTYGETDALVEQFAAYLLGELKLKKGDRVALMMPNCLQYPVATFGVLRAGLTVVNVNPLYTARELKHQLVDAGVTALVVVDNFGDTVEQVIADTPVKHVITTGLGDLLGAKGVIVNFVLKYIKKMVPNYHLKGAVRFRQALKLGSRHSLPKVEIDHDDIAFLQYTGGTTGVAKGAMLTNRNLIANMQQASAWISASGIEMGKEWIITALPLYHIFALTANGLVFMKFGGCNHLITNPRDMKGFVKELKSVRFTAITGVNTLFNGLLNTPGFDTVDFSSLKVTLGGGMAVQRAVAERWKKVTGVTLVEAYGLTETSPAACINPLTLTEYNGSIGLPIPSTDACIKDDNSAILPLGEVGELCIKGPQVMKGYWQRPEETAKTIDADGWLHTGDMAKMDEQGFFYIVDRKKDMILVSGFNVYPNEVEDVIAMMPGVLEVAAVGVPDEKSGEVVKVVIVKKDPNLTAEMVKEHARANLTGYKHPKIVEFRKELPKTNVGKILRRELRDTPAQ from the coding sequence ATGAGTCTGGATCGTCCCTGGCTGCAGAGCTATCCGAAAGGCGTTCCCGCCGAGATCGACGTCAACGAGTTCCATTCGGTAGCTTCGGTCTTCGACGCTTCCGTCGCGAAATTCCGCGACCGTCCCGCCTACTCCAGCTTCGGCAAGGTCCTCACCTACGGCGAGACCGACGCGCTGGTCGAACAGTTCGCGGCCTACCTGCTGGGTGAGCTCAAGCTCAAGAAGGGTGACCGCGTCGCCCTGATGATGCCCAACTGCCTGCAGTACCCGGTGGCCACCTTCGGCGTGCTGCGCGCCGGCCTGACCGTGGTCAACGTCAACCCGCTGTACACCGCCCGCGAGCTCAAGCACCAGCTGGTCGATGCCGGCGTGACCGCACTGGTGGTGGTCGACAACTTCGGCGACACCGTCGAGCAGGTCATCGCCGATACGCCGGTCAAGCACGTGATCACCACTGGCCTGGGCGACCTGCTCGGTGCCAAGGGCGTGATCGTCAACTTCGTGCTGAAGTACATCAAGAAGATGGTGCCCAACTACCATCTCAAGGGCGCGGTGCGCTTCCGCCAGGCGCTCAAGCTCGGCAGCCGCCACAGCCTGCCCAAGGTCGAGATCGACCACGACGACATTGCGTTCCTGCAATACACCGGCGGCACCACCGGCGTCGCCAAGGGCGCGATGCTGACCAACCGCAACCTGATCGCCAACATGCAGCAGGCCTCGGCCTGGATCAGTGCGTCCGGCATCGAGATGGGCAAGGAGTGGATCATCACCGCCCTGCCGCTGTACCACATCTTCGCGCTGACGGCGAACGGGCTGGTCTTCATGAAATTCGGTGGCTGCAACCACCTGATCACCAACCCGCGCGACATGAAGGGCTTCGTCAAGGAGCTCAAGTCGGTGCGCTTCACCGCCATCACCGGCGTCAACACGCTGTTCAACGGCCTGCTCAATACCCCCGGCTTCGACACGGTCGACTTCTCCTCGCTGAAGGTCACCCTGGGCGGCGGCATGGCCGTGCAGCGCGCCGTGGCCGAGCGCTGGAAGAAGGTCACCGGCGTGACCCTGGTCGAGGCCTATGGCCTGACCGAGACTTCGCCCGCGGCCTGCATCAACCCGCTCACCCTGACCGAGTACAACGGCTCGATCGGTCTGCCGATTCCGTCCACCGACGCCTGCATCAAGGACGACAACAGCGCGATCCTGCCGCTGGGCGAGGTCGGTGAGCTCTGCATCAAGGGCCCCCAGGTGATGAAGGGCTACTGGCAGCGCCCGGAGGAAACCGCCAAGACCATCGACGCCGACGGCTGGCTGCACACCGGCGACATGGCGAAGATGGATGAACAGGGCTTCTTCTACATCGTCGACCGCAAGAAGGACATGATCCTGGTGTCCGGCTTCAACGTGTACCCGAATGAAGTCGAGGACGTGATCGCGATGATGCCGGGCGTGCTCGAAGTGGCCGCGGTCGGCGTGCCGGACGAGAAGTCCGGTGAGGTGGTGAAGGTAGTCATCGTGAAGAAGGACCCGAACCTGACCGCCGAAATGGTCAAGGAGCATGCCCGGGCCAACCTGACCGGCTACAAGCACCCCAAAATCGTTGAATTCCGAAAGGAACTGCCGAAGACCAATGTCGGCAAGATCCTCCGTCGCGAACTCCGCGATACGCCCGCCCAGTAA
- a CDS encoding response regulator — protein MKRLLSQLRLRLSQRQDSEHGQQIVRIVLISLILAYVLLPAPRHDLPHAQYVGVLAIVLTGLSLSLLLFGWLLWRPARSDPRRVLGMLADYGLIAAGMVQMGEPLAWVYIVVMWVTVGNGMRFGNHYLYVAVAMAMASFGCTVLLTPYWQQNFRLAIGLWLGLAAVPLYFSTLLRQLTEAMAEARRASEAKSRFLANMSHEFRTPLNGLNGMTEVLATTRLDDEQRECLNTIQASSRSLLALVEEVLDISAIEAGKLRVVAEDFAVADVIQAIGLILLPQAKAKRLDYRVKVADGVPPRVRGDVGHLRQILLNLAGNAVKFTDQGRVEIRVSVVQADTSGAVRLRFDILDTGIGVAPAMRARLFDAFEQADVSMARRHEGTGLGTTIAKGLVEAMDGDIGYLENPPRGSHFWVELPFAPPQPLVPGAVPSLTGDEDVGPGGNVIAFADPFLRHRARVRSMQILVADDHEANRMVLQRLLQKAGHRVLCVDGGEAVLDALADSEFDAVIVDLHMPGMSGLDMLKELRVMQAGGGPRTPVLVLSADVTPEAIQRCTQAGAHAFLAKPVVAVRLLDTLAEIASNAQLKTMAAPVVRPMALQDGVLDSSVLDELASLGMGEGFEREFIRQCLEDVASCMGKAEQAGEATQWDVFREQSHAIKGVASNLGLMRASNRAGELMRMADWQLKTEWRPRLGILQEAIKEGRRALEARAERRLRGTADDGEAR, from the coding sequence GTGAAACGGCTGTTGTCGCAGCTGCGGCTGCGCCTGTCCCAGCGCCAGGACAGTGAGCACGGCCAGCAGATCGTCCGCATTGTCCTGATCAGCCTGATCCTGGCCTACGTGCTGTTGCCGGCGCCGCGCCACGATCTGCCGCACGCGCAGTACGTGGGCGTGCTGGCCATCGTACTGACCGGCCTGAGCCTGTCGCTGCTGCTGTTCGGTTGGCTGTTGTGGCGGCCGGCGCGTTCCGATCCACGTCGCGTGCTGGGCATGCTGGCCGACTACGGCCTGATCGCTGCCGGCATGGTGCAGATGGGTGAGCCGCTGGCGTGGGTCTACATCGTGGTGATGTGGGTGACGGTCGGCAACGGCATGCGCTTCGGCAACCACTACCTGTACGTGGCGGTGGCAATGGCGATGGCCAGTTTCGGTTGCACCGTGCTGCTGACCCCGTACTGGCAGCAGAATTTCCGCCTGGCCATCGGCCTCTGGCTCGGCCTGGCTGCGGTGCCGCTGTATTTCTCGACACTGCTGCGGCAGCTGACCGAAGCGATGGCCGAGGCGCGTCGCGCCAGCGAGGCCAAGAGTCGTTTCCTGGCCAATATGAGCCACGAGTTCCGCACGCCGTTGAACGGCCTCAACGGCATGACCGAAGTGCTGGCGACCACGCGCCTGGATGACGAGCAGCGCGAGTGCCTCAACACCATCCAGGCATCGTCGCGCAGCCTGCTGGCGCTGGTGGAGGAGGTGCTGGACATTTCGGCCATCGAGGCGGGCAAGCTGCGCGTGGTAGCCGAAGACTTCGCCGTGGCCGATGTGATCCAGGCGATCGGGCTGATCCTGTTGCCGCAGGCCAAGGCCAAGCGCCTGGATTACCGGGTGAAGGTGGCCGACGGCGTGCCGCCCCGCGTGCGCGGCGATGTCGGGCACCTGCGGCAGATCCTGCTGAACCTGGCCGGCAATGCGGTCAAGTTCACCGACCAGGGCCGGGTCGAAATCCGTGTCAGCGTGGTGCAGGCAGATACCAGTGGCGCGGTGCGGCTGCGCTTCGACATCCTCGACACCGGCATCGGCGTGGCCCCGGCCATGCGTGCTCGGCTGTTCGACGCCTTCGAGCAGGCTGACGTCAGCATGGCGCGCCGCCACGAAGGCACCGGCCTGGGTACGACCATCGCCAAGGGCCTGGTCGAAGCCATGGATGGCGACATCGGCTATCTGGAAAACCCGCCGCGCGGCAGCCACTTCTGGGTCGAGTTGCCGTTCGCGCCACCGCAGCCGTTGGTGCCGGGCGCGGTGCCGAGCCTGACCGGCGACGAGGATGTGGGGCCTGGCGGCAACGTGATCGCCTTTGCCGATCCGTTCCTGCGCCATCGCGCCCGCGTGCGCAGCATGCAGATCCTGGTGGCCGATGACCACGAGGCCAACCGCATGGTCCTGCAGCGTCTGCTGCAGAAGGCTGGCCACCGCGTGCTGTGCGTGGATGGCGGTGAGGCGGTACTGGATGCGCTGGCCGACAGCGAATTCGACGCGGTCATCGTCGACCTGCACATGCCGGGCATGAGCGGGCTGGACATGCTCAAGGAGCTGCGGGTGATGCAGGCCGGTGGCGGGCCGCGCACGCCGGTGCTGGTGCTCAGCGCCGATGTCACGCCCGAGGCGATCCAGCGTTGTACCCAAGCCGGCGCGCATGCGTTCCTGGCCAAGCCCGTGGTGGCGGTGCGCCTGCTCGATACCCTGGCCGAGATCGCCAGCAACGCCCAGTTGAAGACCATGGCCGCGCCGGTGGTGCGACCGATGGCGCTGCAGGATGGGGTGCTCGACAGCAGCGTGCTGGACGAGCTGGCCTCGCTGGGCATGGGGGAGGGCTTCGAACGTGAGTTCATCCGCCAGTGTCTGGAGGACGTGGCGAGCTGCATGGGCAAGGCCGAGCAGGCCGGCGAGGCCACGCAGTGGGATGTGTTCCGCGAACAATCCCACGCGATCAAGGGCGTGGCCAGCAACCTCGGCCTGATGCGCGCGTCCAATCGTGCCGGCGAGCTGATGCGGATGGCCGACTGGCAGCTCAAGACCGAATGGCGTCCGCGCCTTGGCATCCTGCAGGAGGCGATCAAGGAAGGCCGGCGCGCGCTGGAGGCACGGGCCGAACGCCGACTGCGCGGCACTGCTGATGATGGTGAGGCGCGCTAG